The following proteins are encoded in a genomic region of Clostridium kluyveri:
- a CDS encoding LTA synthase family protein, giving the protein MNLEYIKNNKLFKVLLNFLNNNIDIILFFTLICIKVMSYARNISSSYLSGLVFFPIAASVLILVSFSLIFKKKSRVTFLYIADVVVSLILIADLMYYRYFKDITTLAAVKNAKLLQGVSASVGSVANIKDLYYLLDIFILLPAVRFYKRRIKNIKPISKRLVSFLAMFILGASVNAAIFRWVSKVQPTLLTAMSNRIYLTTMIGNINFHMVDSYNYISTSVKNSKKLSEDRENEIKNFLENNNKSTGEINFKGEAEGKNLIVIQVEALQNFVINQKVNGQEITPNLNRWVNKCMYFDNYFYQVAGGNTSDAEFMSNNSLYPAQSGSAYYTYSGNKYDSLASALKDKNYYTAAMHGNSEGFWNRNVMYKAQNFDDFFGEHSFNIDEKIGLGLSDKSFLNQSLEKLKSFKEPYYGFLVTLTSHFPYEAVDKYGEFDVGEYEGTFMGNYLKAIHYTDAQLGEFLDALEQQGIMDNSVIALYGDHFAIPKDNAEELFKFENEEKSDDFTWFKYQKVPLLLHFPQDEYAGVNHKYSCQMDLYPTLANLYNLPRNYMFGKDMLNGDDEKVIFRNGSFIDGKNLYVSWTNTYYSLESGEKINETEELKEEKNQYTKELQYCDDLLNHNLIKTFTEKK; this is encoded by the coding sequence ATGAATCTTGAATATATAAAAAACAATAAGTTATTTAAGGTATTGTTAAATTTCTTAAATAATAATATAGATATAATTTTATTTTTTACATTAATCTGTATAAAAGTCATGTCATATGCTAGAAATATATCCTCTAGCTATCTGAGTGGGCTTGTATTTTTCCCCATAGCAGCTTCAGTATTGATACTGGTCAGCTTTTCTCTTATCTTTAAGAAAAAAAGCAGAGTTACTTTTTTATATATAGCAGATGTGGTGGTAAGTTTAATACTTATAGCGGATTTGATGTATTATAGATATTTTAAAGATATTACTACACTAGCAGCAGTAAAAAATGCTAAATTACTTCAAGGAGTATCTGCTAGTGTAGGAAGTGTGGCAAATATTAAAGATTTATACTACCTGCTGGATATATTCATTTTATTACCTGCAGTTAGGTTCTATAAAAGAAGAATAAAAAACATAAAGCCTATATCAAAAAGATTAGTAAGTTTTTTGGCAATGTTCATTTTAGGTGCTAGTGTTAATGCTGCTATTTTTCGTTGGGTGTCTAAAGTGCAACCTACATTATTGACGGCTATGAGTAATAGAATATATCTTACTACTATGATAGGAAATATAAATTTTCACATGGTGGATTCATATAACTATATAAGTACCAGCGTTAAGAATTCTAAAAAATTATCTGAGGATAGAGAAAATGAAATTAAAAACTTTTTAGAAAATAATAATAAGAGTACGGGAGAAATTAATTTTAAAGGAGAAGCAGAGGGGAAAAATTTAATAGTAATTCAGGTTGAAGCACTGCAGAATTTTGTAATAAACCAAAAAGTGAATGGACAGGAGATAACCCCCAATCTGAATAGATGGGTAAATAAATGCATGTATTTTGATAATTATTTTTATCAGGTTGCAGGGGGAAATACATCCGATGCGGAATTTATGTCAAATAATTCACTTTATCCTGCACAATCAGGTTCTGCCTACTATACTTATAGTGGAAATAAATATGATTCCCTGGCAAGTGCCCTAAAAGATAAAAATTATTATACAGCAGCCATGCATGGAAATAGTGAAGGATTCTGGAATAGAAATGTTATGTATAAGGCACAAAATTTTGATGACTTTTTTGGAGAACATAGTTTTAATATAGATGAAAAAATAGGATTGGGACTTAGTGACAAATCATTTTTAAATCAATCTCTAGAGAAGTTAAAGAGTTTTAAAGAACCTTATTATGGATTCTTAGTTACTTTGACCAGCCATTTTCCATATGAGGCTGTAGATAAGTATGGAGAATTTGATGTAGGAGAGTATGAAGGAACCTTTATGGGAAACTATCTGAAGGCAATACATTACACAGATGCCCAGTTGGGAGAATTTTTAGATGCTCTTGAACAGCAGGGAATAATGGATAACTCTGTAATAGCGTTATATGGTGATCATTTTGCTATTCCAAAGGACAATGCAGAAGAGCTTTTCAAGTTTGAAAATGAAGAGAAAAGTGATGATTTTACCTGGTTTAAATATCAGAAAGTACCTTTATTACTGCATTTTCCACAGGATGAATATGCAGGAGTAAATCATAAGTACAGTTGTCAAATGGATTTATATCCTACATTGGCTAATCTATACAATTTACCTCGAAATTATATGTTTGGAAAGGACATGCTCAATGGAGATGATGAAAAAGTTATTTTTAGAAATGGCTCTTTTATAGATGGGAAAAACTTATATGTATCCTGGACTAATACATATTATAGTTTGGAGTCAGGAGAAAAGATAAATGAAACGGAAGAATTGAAAGAAGAAAAAAATCAATACACCAAAGAATTGCAGTATTGTGATGATTTGCTAAATCACAACTTAATAAAGACTTTTACAGAAAAAAAGTAA
- a CDS encoding PadR family transcriptional regulator, with product MGKFNFKRETEEKEKLLYEEYKKKLLELKRVKEEQDAVGQVFTKGLLPIYVLYILNINATNGNDISHKIGERTGGRWIPSTGGIYPLLKKLEKDKLIEGNWDHSKNKMQKIYKITDLGVCEFKKRKNLLKNKIEESLEVFKIVYSDLYNEDDENL from the coding sequence ATGGGTAAATTTAATTTTAAAAGAGAGACAGAGGAAAAAGAGAAGCTTTTATATGAGGAGTATAAGAAAAAACTTTTAGAGTTAAAAAGAGTAAAAGAAGAACAGGACGCTGTAGGTCAGGTTTTTACAAAAGGTCTTCTCCCTATATATGTACTTTATATTTTAAATATTAATGCTACCAATGGAAATGATATATCTCATAAAATAGGAGAGAGGACTGGAGGTAGATGGATTCCAAGCACTGGAGGGATTTATCCCCTTTTGAAAAAATTAGAAAAAGATAAACTGATTGAAGGGAACTGGGATCATTCTAAAAATAAAATGCAGAAAATATATAAAATAACAGACCTTGGAGTCTGTGAGTTTAAAAAAAGAAAAAATCTTTTAAAAAATAAAATCGAAGAATCATTGGAGGTGTTTAAAATAGTATATAGTGATCTGTATAATGAAGATGATGAAAATCTATAA
- a CDS encoding WG repeat-containing protein, which produces MEECVNLFRIKVNDKWGYINELGKIIIPPVFQYAWDFNEDLASVQMDNKWGYINAKGDRVIDYIYDEAWNFCEGFASIRINDRWGIIDRQGNVVVQPIFRFIDEFSNGLALVMKNKKYGFMDERGNCVIEPIYENAFGFSEGIARVNEGDYWEYIDTKGKVVLKCDFDCVFDFHENLAQIMSNFKYGFMDKSGDLLIGPKYDIADGFSEGLANVKIDAKWGYIDKEDKVIIKPNFDDALNFKEERAFVKVEDSWGCIDKSGNFIVKPEFEHINNFSNGLAMVICDDKYIYINKKGERVWEEE; this is translated from the coding sequence ATGGAGGAATGTGTAAATTTATTTAGAATTAAGGTTAATGACAAATGGGGATATATTAATGAACTTGGCAAAATTATTATACCACCTGTATTTCAATATGCATGGGATTTTAACGAAGATTTGGCTTCGGTTCAGATGGATAATAAATGGGGATATATTAATGCAAAAGGAGATAGAGTAATAGATTATATCTATGATGAAGCATGGAATTTTTGCGAAGGATTTGCATCTATAAGAATAAATGATAGATGGGGGATTATAGATAGACAAGGAAATGTAGTAGTACAGCCAATATTTAGGTTTATTGATGAATTTTCTAATGGATTGGCACTTGTTATGAAAAATAAAAAGTACGGATTTATGGATGAAAGAGGAAATTGTGTTATAGAGCCTATTTATGAAAACGCTTTTGGCTTTTCGGAGGGAATTGCCAGAGTAAATGAAGGAGATTATTGGGAGTATATTGATACTAAGGGCAAAGTGGTTTTAAAATGTGATTTTGATTGTGTTTTTGATTTTCATGAAAATCTAGCCCAAATTATGTCGAATTTCAAATATGGATTTATGGATAAATCAGGAGATCTATTAATAGGGCCTAAATATGATATTGCAGATGGTTTTTCAGAAGGACTAGCTAATGTAAAAATAGACGCAAAGTGGGGATATATAGATAAAGAAGATAAGGTTATTATAAAACCTAATTTTGATGATGCACTTAATTTTAAAGAAGAGAGAGCTTTTGTAAAAGTAGAAGATAGTTGGGGATGTATTGATAAATCAGGTAATTTTATAGTCAAACCTGAATTTGAACACATAAATAATTTTTCTAACGGGCTTGCTATGGTAATATGTGATGATAAATATATTTATATTAATAAAAAAGGTGAAAGAGTGTGGGAGGAAGAGTAA
- a CDS encoding DegV family protein: MEKIALITDSTSDLPENIIKKYNIKMLHYKIIYKNKEFIDKIDITPEYVYNNLHKEIPTSSIPSMDEIEKVFKELEEEGYTHAIAVTLSAGLTGIYNGIRVVSENHPEIKTYIFDSKSISMGEGVIIEECGKLIEKGASFSEIVDKIPDIRKRLNLFFVVDTLEYLKKGGRIGKVAGTIAELLNIKPIVSIDINDGKYYTYDKVRGRKKSLNKMIEIGENILKTKKCRLCVVHGCALEDSQKMFQELKKHPNVVSSVFGGALSPVSGVHSGPGLVGLILFEEE; the protein is encoded by the coding sequence TTGGAAAAAATTGCATTGATAACAGACAGCACCAGTGATTTGCCTGAAAATATTATAAAAAAATACAATATAAAAATGCTTCATTACAAAATAATATATAAAAATAAAGAGTTTATAGATAAAATAGATATAACTCCAGAATACGTGTATAATAATTTACATAAGGAGATACCCACATCTTCAATACCATCTATGGATGAAATAGAAAAGGTATTTAAAGAATTGGAGGAGGAAGGATATACTCATGCCATAGCTGTAACACTTTCTGCTGGATTAACGGGGATTTATAATGGAATAAGAGTGGTTAGCGAAAACCATCCTGAAATAAAAACTTACATATTTGATTCTAAGTCCATTTCTATGGGAGAAGGAGTAATAATAGAAGAGTGTGGAAAACTCATAGAAAAAGGTGCCAGTTTTAGTGAAATAGTTGATAAAATACCTGATATAAGAAAAAGATTAAATTTATTTTTTGTAGTGGATACCTTGGAATATCTCAAAAAAGGCGGCAGAATAGGTAAAGTGGCAGGAACTATTGCAGAACTTTTAAATATAAAACCTATAGTATCTATTGATATAAATGACGGTAAATATTATACTTATGATAAGGTAAGGGGAAGAAAAAAGTCTCTAAATAAAATGATTGAGATTGGAGAAAATATCCTCAAAACTAAAAAATGCAGATTATGTGTTGTGCATGGATGTGCTTTAGAAGATTCACAAAAAATGTTTCAAGAATTAAAGAAACATCCAAATGTAGTTTCTTCAGTTTTTGGAGGGGCTTTAAGTCCTGTATCTGGTGTGCACAGCGGGCCGGGACTGGTAGGATTAATATTGTTTGAGGAAGAATAA
- a CDS encoding TerC family protein — protein MDNLTVFLIGALQITLLDIVLSGDNIGVIALATRDLPKKHAKSASIIGVFVAIFLRIVFACLITYILLIKWLPIKLIGGILLIKITWNFIKPEPPRLEEAAVNTSNKYWSAVSSIVLADAAMSLDNVLAIAGTAQGHIGLIIFGLALNIPIIFFGSQYVAKIMNKHPITIYIGGAILAHTSFKMLLEDNLLHNFTSPMMINIISFSAAIIVLLYGLYTINKPISYSLKEFKDQHF, from the coding sequence ATGGATAATTTAACAGTTTTTCTAATAGGGGCCCTTCAAATCACTTTGCTAGATATAGTTTTAAGTGGTGACAATATAGGTGTTATAGCCCTAGCCACTAGAGATTTACCAAAAAAACACGCTAAGTCTGCATCAATTATAGGAGTATTTGTTGCAATTTTTTTAAGAATAGTATTTGCTTGTCTAATTACTTATATACTTCTTATAAAATGGCTTCCAATAAAACTAATTGGAGGAATACTGCTTATAAAAATCACATGGAACTTTATAAAACCAGAACCACCAAGATTGGAAGAAGCAGCTGTAAATACATCAAACAAATATTGGAGCGCAGTATCTAGTATAGTTCTAGCAGATGCAGCCATGAGTTTAGACAATGTACTTGCCATTGCAGGTACAGCCCAAGGGCACATAGGTCTTATAATATTTGGTCTTGCACTAAATATTCCTATTATATTTTTTGGAAGTCAATACGTAGCAAAAATTATGAATAAACATCCTATAACCATATATATAGGTGGTGCAATACTTGCCCATACATCCTTCAAGATGCTTCTTGAGGACAACCTTCTACATAACTTTACTTCTCCTATGATGATAAATATAATATCCTTCAGTGCCGCCATAATAGTTCTCTTATATGGATTATACACTATAAACAAACCTATATCCTACTCCCTGAAAGAATTTAAGGATCAACACTTTTAA
- a CDS encoding response regulator transcription factor: MNKTVLMVDDEERMRLLIEAYLKREGLKVLLAENGEEALRKFKENHVDLVVLDIMMPLMDGWTVCRELRKISNVPIIMLTARGEDEDQLLGFQLGTDSYVTKPVSPKILVAKIKALLRRTYYDEINQVKDNTYDGLFINEEGHEVKIDGENIYLSPKEFEFLCYLIKNKDIVLSREKILDAIWGIDYYGDLRTVDTHVKRLREKLGVKSYLITTVRGVGYKFEVKKE, from the coding sequence ATGAATAAAACTGTTTTAATGGTAGATGATGAGGAAAGAATGAGACTTCTTATAGAAGCATATTTAAAAAGAGAGGGTTTAAAAGTGCTTTTAGCGGAAAATGGAGAGGAAGCACTTAGAAAATTTAAAGAAAATCATGTAGATTTAGTAGTACTTGATATAATGATGCCTTTGATGGATGGCTGGACTGTATGCAGAGAACTTAGAAAGATTTCAAATGTGCCTATAATTATGCTTACAGCCAGAGGAGAGGATGAAGATCAACTTTTAGGGTTTCAACTGGGAACAGACAGCTATGTGACAAAGCCTGTAAGTCCTAAAATTTTAGTGGCTAAAATAAAAGCCCTTTTAAGACGGACTTATTATGATGAAATTAACCAGGTTAAAGACAATACTTATGACGGACTTTTTATAAATGAAGAGGGTCATGAAGTAAAAATAGATGGGGAAAATATATATCTTTCTCCAAAAGAATTTGAGTTTCTATGCTATTTAATTAAGAATAAGGATATAGTTTTAAGTAGGGAAAAAATTTTAGATGCCATATGGGGCATAGATTACTATGGAGATTTAAGAACAGTAGATACCCATGTAAAAAGATTGAGAGAAAAGTTAGGCGTTAAATCTTATTTAATAACAACTGTTAGAGGTGTAGGTTATAAATTTGAGGTAAAGAAGGAATGA
- a CDS encoding alpha/beta hydrolase: MKDYDEVLLKGISRPEYYEEVTIKSNSVPIVLSIWKSKKEDPCIVFFPGTMTHPLFYEEFLNLLSLNGFNVIGVHLVCHGKSPRVKELYSFDEMLQNGKDAISYGIRRFNNKVFIMGSSQGGILTIALAGLDNRIKAAFPHNILIPALPDSICVTRFPNSFKHIYKLIIITMKIGRKVVPRLQLHVSFYLDVKKVIRDKKVYAKLEHDPIGFMKYPLYFLTSLFCADLKQVYDGSIKCPVVVLVGKKDPLFPFEYTKKVFKLIKAPHKEMLIFDEDKHLIMNECVDRIIDKIVCKVKEFV; this comes from the coding sequence ATGAAAGATTATGATGAAGTACTTTTAAAAGGCATATCCAGACCAGAATATTATGAAGAAGTTACTATAAAGTCTAATTCTGTTCCCATTGTACTATCTATATGGAAAAGTAAGAAGGAAGATCCTTGTATAGTTTTTTTTCCGGGAACAATGACCCATCCTTTGTTCTATGAAGAATTTTTAAATTTACTTTCATTAAATGGTTTCAATGTCATTGGAGTGCATCTGGTGTGTCATGGAAAAAGCCCAAGAGTAAAAGAGTTGTATAGTTTTGATGAAATGCTTCAAAACGGAAAGGATGCTATTTCCTATGGAATTCGTAGATTTAATAATAAGGTATTTATTATGGGTTCAAGTCAAGGGGGAATTTTAACTATAGCATTAGCGGGGCTTGATAATAGAATTAAGGCTGCTTTTCCTCATAATATCTTAATTCCAGCCCTTCCAGATTCAATTTGTGTAACAAGATTCCCAAATAGTTTTAAGCACATATATAAGCTAATTATTATAACGATGAAAATAGGAAGAAAAGTAGTTCCAAGATTACAACTGCATGTTTCTTTTTATCTGGATGTAAAAAAAGTTATAAGAGATAAAAAAGTATATGCCAAATTAGAGCATGATCCCATTGGGTTTATGAAATATCCACTTTATTTTTTGACTAGTCTGTTTTGTGCGGATTTAAAACAGGTATATGATGGCAGTATAAAATGTCCTGTTGTAGTTTTAGTAGGAAAAAAAGATCCTTTATTTCCCTTTGAATATACTAAAAAAGTTTTTAAACTGATAAAAGCTCCCCATAAGGAAATGCTGATTTTTGATGAAGATAAACATCTTATTATGAATGAGTGCGTGGATAGAATTATAGATAAAATTGTATGTAAAGTTAAGGAATTTGTTTAA
- a CDS encoding sensor histidine kinase, whose product MKIRSIIYKNKVIEKIRKNITWKLFIVTALIFTIFISSTLTFQSLFFGKFYINKKERIIESEVKKFRVLYNNTENDNEVTELIRKFEDSNNAKIVIMDSEGKINFITKLDNRGYDEERIKIIQDIIVTWIRDSNLLDEIKRYNKSITFITEKRINGTKNIITVVPDNNRQEILFAVTSLQPVDEASSVIKEFYIYFYIGAIVLILISSLIYTNTVSKPLVKLNDTAKKMALMDFSKKCTVKSRDEIGNLADTLNFLAYNLDKALTSLKEANVKLEKDIEKEREIERIRKEFIASASHELKTPINLIGGYAEGLKDNIFESSEKDHYIDIIIDESNKMANLVADMLNLSHLESGVLKLNKEEFFMDEFIIYSLKKFSKVIKDKNITINFNMIPKIRVYADWDKMEQVIDNFTTNAIKNTEEGGYINFVIEDKEKDKIIVSIENTGENIPEGELNNLWNSFYKVDKSRNRELGGTGIGLSIVKNILMLHDFQYGVENTDTGVRFYFIMDKI is encoded by the coding sequence ATGAAAATAAGGAGCATTATATATAAAAATAAAGTTATAGAGAAAATAAGAAAAAATATAACATGGAAATTATTTATAGTCACTGCTTTGATATTTACTATATTTATAAGCAGTACCTTAACTTTTCAGTCTCTATTCTTTGGTAAATTTTATATAAACAAAAAGGAAAGAATTATAGAAAGTGAAGTTAAAAAGTTCAGAGTGCTTTATAATAATACAGAAAATGATAATGAAGTAACAGAACTTATAAGGAAATTCGAAGATAGTAATAATGCTAAAATAGTTATAATGGATAGTGAAGGAAAAATAAATTTTATAACAAAGTTAGATAATAGGGGATATGATGAAGAAAGAATAAAAATTATACAGGATATCATAGTTACATGGATAAGAGATTCAAATTTACTAGATGAAATAAAAAGATATAATAAATCTATAACATTTATTACAGAAAAGAGAATTAATGGAACAAAAAATATAATAACTGTAGTTCCCGATAATAATAGACAGGAAATATTATTTGCAGTAACTTCTCTTCAGCCGGTAGATGAAGCTTCTTCTGTAATAAAAGAATTCTATATTTATTTTTATATAGGCGCAATAGTGCTTATTTTGATATCATCTTTAATATATACAAATACGGTTTCAAAGCCTTTAGTTAAATTAAATGATACTGCAAAAAAGATGGCTTTAATGGATTTTTCTAAAAAATGCACTGTAAAAAGCAGAGATGAGATAGGAAATCTGGCAGATACATTGAATTTTTTAGCTTATAATCTGGATAAGGCATTGACCTCTCTTAAAGAGGCTAATGTGAAACTAGAAAAAGATATAGAAAAAGAAAGAGAAATAGAAAGAATCAGGAAAGAATTCATAGCCTCTGCTTCTCATGAACTTAAGACCCCTATAAATTTAATAGGAGGTTATGCAGAGGGCTTGAAAGATAATATATTTGAATCTAGTGAAAAGGATCATTATATTGACATTATAATAGATGAAAGTAATAAGATGGCAAATTTGGTGGCAGATATGTTAAATCTTTCTCATTTAGAATCCGGTGTTTTAAAACTTAATAAAGAAGAATTTTTTATGGATGAATTTATAATATATTCATTAAAAAAATTTTCTAAGGTTATAAAAGATAAAAATATAACTATAAATTTTAATATGATACCTAAAATCAGAGTATATGCAGACTGGGATAAGATGGAACAAGTTATAGATAATTTTACAACTAATGCCATAAAAAATACAGAAGAAGGGGGATATATAAATTTTGTTATAGAAGATAAGGAAAAAGATAAGATTATTGTATCCATAGAAAATACAGGAGAAAATATACCGGAAGGGGAATTGAATAATTTATGGAACAGTTTTTATAAAGTAGATAAGTCTAGAAATAGAGAATTGGGGGGAACAGGTATAGGGCTTTCCATAGTAAAAAATATACTGATGCTTCATGATTTTCAGTATGGTGTAGAAAATACAGATACAGGTGTAAGATTTTATTTTATAATGGATAAAATATAA
- a CDS encoding TerD family protein — MGIMIKKTEDIDFIEDNDLLRKILIELQWDTNSGNKDIDLDIAAFCLGKDGRVHKDSDFVFYNNLKHPSGAVEHLGDNLLGDGKGEQIIVDLAYVPPDICNITFAAAIYRAGVKNQKFGQGISCYIRIVNANNNQELLKYDLSEKFSDETAVVIGELYKYIRTWKFGEINKGVRGGLAALCEEFGVNYTQSND; from the coding sequence ATGGGGATAATGATAAAAAAAACGGAAGATATAGATTTTATAGAAGATAATGATTTGTTAAGAAAAATATTGATAGAGCTGCAGTGGGATACAAACTCAGGTAATAAGGATATTGATTTAGATATAGCAGCTTTTTGCCTTGGGAAAGATGGAAGGGTTCATAAGGATTCGGATTTTGTATTTTATAACAATTTAAAACATCCTTCGGGAGCTGTTGAACATTTAGGAGATAATCTTTTAGGAGATGGAAAAGGTGAACAAATAATTGTAGACTTAGCTTATGTACCTCCTGACATTTGTAATATAACTTTTGCAGCTGCAATATATAGGGCAGGGGTTAAGAATCAAAAATTTGGACAAGGTATTAGTTGTTATATTAGAATAGTTAACGCAAATAATAATCAAGAATTATTAAAATATGATTTAAGTGAAAAATTTTCTGATGAAACTGCTGTGGTTATAGGAGAATTATATAAATATATTAGAACATGGAAATTTGGAGAAATAAATAAGGGGGTTAGAGGTGGGTTAGCTGCATTATGCGAAGAATTCGGAGTAAATTATACTCAAAGTAATGACTAG
- a CDS encoding methyl-accepting chemotaxis protein — MSNMSFFKLKDKDNSTSKFNSRDIEIQYQQKYEKKKNDINRQTFEFLNQLHKKLENIIEQHNAVNSEHEILAELTEDIKNHMKSISSITNQTKESTSELYEEGNKLHNITESIIEKSIKGKEAVESIMGIITSLEDGIKETFDSMSKLADRFKEVNDITNLISGIANQTNLLALNAAIEAARAGESGRGFAVVAEEVKKLAEITGNSTKDISVLINTINGETKNVLKDAEKNTDMISNGIKVSVEAKEKIDDTLNSFETLEGIVKNLTDTMSMQIDNVGEVMEKIDTIDTILKDTNDQITLHVDEASVVDKYLTESVDELYEYTEKIKQ; from the coding sequence ATGAGTAATATGAGTTTTTTTAAGCTAAAAGATAAAGATAATTCTACCTCTAAATTTAATTCTCGTGATATTGAAATTCAATACCAACAAAAATATGAAAAGAAAAAAAATGATATAAATCGACAAACCTTTGAATTTTTAAATCAACTGCATAAAAAATTAGAAAATATAATAGAACAACATAATGCAGTAAATAGTGAACATGAAATTTTGGCTGAACTTACAGAGGATATAAAAAATCATATGAAAAGTATATCTTCCATAACAAATCAAACCAAAGAATCCACCAGCGAGTTGTATGAAGAAGGAAATAAGCTTCATAATATAACTGAAAGTATTATTGAAAAATCTATAAAAGGAAAAGAAGCAGTAGAATCTATTATGGGTATAATAACCTCACTGGAAGATGGGATAAAAGAAACATTTGACAGCATGAGTAAATTGGCGGACAGATTTAAGGAAGTAAATGATATAACCAACCTTATAAGTGGAATAGCCAATCAAACTAATTTGTTGGCTCTAAATGCAGCTATTGAAGCAGCCAGAGCTGGAGAAAGTGGAAGAGGGTTTGCTGTTGTTGCAGAAGAGGTAAAAAAATTAGCAGAAATAACCGGTAACAGTACTAAAGATATATCTGTACTTATAAACACTATTAATGGAGAAACTAAAAATGTTTTGAAAGATGCCGAAAAAAACACGGATATGATTTCAAATGGAATTAAGGTTTCGGTGGAAGCCAAAGAGAAGATTGACGATACATTAAATTCTTTTGAAACTTTAGAGGGTATAGTAAAGAATTTAACGGATACAATGTCCATGCAAATAGATAATGTAGGTGAAGTTATGGAAAAAATAGATACTATAGATACCATATTGAAGGATACAAATGATCAAATCACATTACATGTAGATGAAGCTTCGGTGGTGGATAAGTATTTAACAGAGAGTGTAGATGAGTTATATGAATACACAGAGAAAATCAAGCAATAA